A genomic region of Anas acuta chromosome 1, bAnaAcu1.1, whole genome shotgun sequence contains the following coding sequences:
- the LOC137843277 gene encoding polycystin family receptor for egg jelly-like, with protein MPLHPALLLPLLGSFLRALPAPAPRLQPPPLLLSCPGPHGRVSRGHDARGCVACPESGTVTLRYQPAPGAGPEAEKGGTRPPAPPRCLWYLNSARARSTSGWAGRVTLHTGLPRPGHAPLPAASGLVTVQCSSSLCAAPTCLHRNISVVMLPRRAVLNSTGMCGDHAGGAPRLARRAAPAFHPEEAGLVAEGSGAPRGLVPGLLRLAVSNSTPGTVEMAVLRQAAACKLHGVVIQKPLHTSVIHQKRGMTFYLYARVLVDCSLSLSIKPEWIFYAVPDMKTNPDWEKPLNVSFLHGVDTVQLTVPGCTLNYGMYQVYFTARVDVLGAKRHFSRTDRVFLQIERSDLVANIAGGTYRTVGFSDRWTLDGSASYDPDSQEPLEGIAFTWYCTKKVSDYETMQVSAGQKCHRSQRDLKWPTPTGSVQAVPPEFLPGNAAYHFRLVIQKDSRKSYAKQTVDVRPGSPPLLAVACLENCGGTVIPTERFTLSGKCLNCPTKSQPVYLWSLCLENSTEIRFDWSSRTSTGRSGPFLSIHALTFTNAAHQSYVLLLKVTTRGGGSALYRYTFRVNSPPRAGTCSISPHRGTAFQTKFVVQCNGFSDSNLPLTYKVIVASDVSQTAKISSVEENTFGIILYVGYQPRTPPSFLPVGMPSRKSTLTLYVQVSDSLGAFTQVSLYIRVENPVKSRPLAVIFHEMLASVSGLSAPMTAYLQTGDYFNAGYLAYLAASVLNYIKAAPTIQIPKAQFRESLIKTAINISVESTMEINQVVASLSQVTEEPEEVNIRSQEIAITKLTEVTRVLKVQRNESHWSEQTEIQTSGILRCLSNILRAALLPRRNVNVGGVTQVFSIMENLTEIVFQGKVPGETDTVMETKNWNITLKKDENWNVTNAFSATETCRNCFYPTLQKGQNSSLPRNAVISTAVFEFDENPFPWLGYTSEIATTVLGFKMAETKANGDLQGILPEEADILIARKDTESATFRLAMGPDRTETYTTGGFSLEVNRNTKIIYIQILTKLKVTFQVVVFTGTNVTQAFPIASFDAFPDMPTVASKTKTANADCNIKAPYVICLPESLLKAAAQGSGADSQNISIVLLTPYLTRYPTTGLVSINIFSDQCLFLGGVQSQWREDLCRLGPLTDWQRVHCICKMKQSHRSLSVRVASNTSTFDIRFLAAKVIVTPNTVDLEKTLIADIPKNPVTLLTVLFIFAVYLLLSLWAIQKDRADRASKDKIIVLPDNDPLDKESFLVTLYTGSRWGAGTKADVFLQLIGQNGTSDVHCLRHPQVPSFRRGSTDRFLLTSREDFGDICAFRVWHNNRGPSPGWFLSRAKVENTSTRKTWLFMCRKWLSLDKGDGLLERTFFVTNPNDPLPRKDYFLIRLSNGLTEGHLWLSIFAHVLNGTFTRLQRLSSCLTILLLNLLVNIMFFNADKEEQSPIHLRYLRSIIIGIECALVTIPVEMLIIALFKYSQKDPTGSPPLLPGRLENGKEPLQKRYLPETSAQSGNNNPLENFPGLSNAQGPLPHRRMSNRGAPQNWSHSPISERDANATGAEEQTAKKNSPPKAQALQRGLPPNSSFNKNSAEEGGNFLKENKPLSVTSRPFRKMPQVVFCWWCVYLSWALVIAVTGVSSFFIVLYGLSYGYQTSMEWLLASAASFIQNVFFLSVLKIVCYSALNTVRPKYCANIPWLTQENYSEIKLDKETLSEDEMREKHFKLAQIRGTKQYKPLEADEIAKMLKRAKIKAKAFVFIRDFMIHLVFLALVLHFAYSSENDNIFHNNQFIQNQFSPRLSPVDKIEDIYMWMNDVFLPLIHNNVQPSFLPESWSKIIGLPRMRQIRAKQTEKKCFHAHSFVNKLVISESHCLHKYGRDTEEKGDYAGSWSKISNQSVSKDASSWLGFTYQPNKTPWSYYSFGNLHTYGSGGYTFYFFPEEGRHNSTARLDLLQKSHWIDENTWALIIELTTFNSDVQLFCSISVIFELSHLGIIKPSLSVHSFALPIFHQQTKGQQLLFVVFVAFLFIYIADGLYIIVQGKKYTNSPSNLINFGSKSAFFLFVPLKVLKFKMGADIVKFYLLHPNDFIPFHAISHVDQILRITTGFLAFLVVLRTLKYSQFFYDVRLAQRSIMAALPGIFSLAFVVVVYLFVFMAFGYLVFGQHEENYNSMIRSAQTIFSYSVLAFRDTDFRSNRFLGGLFLASFMFVMICLLINLFQAVIMSAYRDTKQPVYEEPSDEAQAVDFLLQRLRKILCYLICRTAKTGEPNLFHSMLYGQPQKRRLQHLGLKNRKINGKKMVYLVI; from the coding sequence ATGCCCCTGCATCCCGCGCTCCTCCTCCCGCTGCTCGGCTCGTTCCTCCGAGCCCTGCCGGCCCCTGCTCCCCGCCtgcagccgccgccgctgctgctcagctgcccgGGCCCCCACGGCCGCGTCTCCCGAGGGCACGACGCCCGGGGCTGCGTCGCGTGCCCGGAGAGCGGCACCGTGACGCTGCGCTACCAGCCGGCCCCAGGAGCGGGGCCCGAGGCCGAGAAGGGAGGGACGCGGCCGCCAGCCCCGCCTCGCTGCCTCTGGTACCTCAACTCGGCCCGGGCAAGGAGCACCTCGGGCTGGGCAGGGCGGGTGACGCTGCACACAGGCCTCCCGCGGCCCGGGCACGCTCCTCTGCCCGCAGCCTCTGGCCTCGTCACGGTGCAGTGCTCGTCCAGCCTGTGCGCGGCACCCACGTGTCTGCACCGCAACATCAGCGTCGTGATGCTGCCGAGACGTGCTGTCCTCAACAGCACGGGCATGTGCGGCGATCACGCAGGAGGTGCGCCGAGGCTGGCTCGTCGTGCCGCGCCAGCCTTCCACCCAGAAGAGGCAGGGCTTGTGGCAGAAGGGAGCGGCGCCCCGAGGGGGCTCGTGCCAGGTCTCCTGAGGCTCGCGGTCAGTAACAGCACCCCGGGAACAGTGGAAATGGCAGTGCTtcggcaggcagcagcctgtaAGCTACACGGCGTCGTAATTCAAAAGCCTCTTCACACGTCTGTCATCCATCAGAAAAGGGGCATGACTTTCTACCTGTATGCCAGAGTGCTGGTGGACTGCAGCCTCAGCTTGTCTATAAAGCCGGAGTGGATATTCTATGCTGTTCCGGACATGAAAACGAATCCGGACTGGGAGAAACCTTTAAACGTGTCCTTCCTGCACGGCGTGGACACGGTGCAGCTAACTGTCCCCGGCTGTACTCTGAATTACGGCATGTATCAGGTGTATTTTACTGCTCGAGTGGATGTGCTTGGGGCTAAAAGACACTTCAGTCGCACGGACAGAGTTTTCCTTCAGATCGAGAGAAGTGATCTGGTGGCGAATATTGCCGGAGGCACGTACCGGACAGTGGGTTTCTCAGATCGCTGGACTCTTGATGGCTCCGCGTCCTACGACCCTGATTCGCAGGAGCCACTCGAGGGAATCGCGTTTACTTGGTACTGCACTAAAAAGGTGTCGGACTATGAGACCATGCAAGTCAGTGCAGGACAGAAATGTCACCGCTCCCAGAGGGACTTGAAATGGCCAACACCTACGGGTTCCGTTCAGGCAGTGCCACCAGAATTCCTCCCGGGAAACGCTGCATACCACTTCCGTCTGGTCATCCAGAAGGACAGTAGAAAGAGCTATGCCAAGCAGACTGTAGACGTGAGGCCTggctcccctcctcttctggccGTGGCGTGCCTGGAGAACTGTGGCGGCACTGTCATTCCGACGGAGAGGTTTACGTTGTCGGGAAAATGCCTGAACTGTCCGACAAAGAGCCAGCCGGTCTACCTCTGGTCCCTTTGTTTGGAAAACTCTACCGAAATCCGCTTTGACTGGTCTTCCAGAACTTCAACGGGCAGGTCTGGTCCTTTCCTCTCTATACATGCTCTGACTTTTACAAACGCTGCGCATCAGTCATACGTGCTGCTCTTAAAAGTGACCACTCGGGGCGGTGGGTCAGCACTCTACAGATACACGTTCAGAGTGAATTCTCCTCCCAGGGCCGGGACGTGCAGCATCAGCCCACACCGGGGTACAGCCTTTCAGACTAAATTTGTTGTCCAGTGCAATGGATTTTCCGACAGCAACTTACCTCTGACATACAAAGTAATAGTAGCTTCCGATGTATCCCAGACCGCCAAAATAAGCTCGGTGGAGGAAAACACTTTTGGCATCATTCTGTACGTTGGCTATCAGCCTAGAACTCCTCCGTCTTTCCTGCCGGTTGGCATGCCCTCTCGGAAGTCTACTTTGACCCTGTATGTTCAGGTCAGTGATTCTCTCGGGGCATTTACCCAGGTGAGCTTATATATCCGAGTGGAGAACCCTGTGAAGAGTCGACCACTAGCTGTCATCTTCCATGAAATGCTTGCCTCAGTGAGCGGTTTAAGCGCGCCCATGACAGCTTATCTGCAGACCGGAGACTATTTTAATGCTGGTTACTTGGCTTATCTTGCAGCCTCGGTCCTCAACTATATTAAAGCTGCACCAACAATCCAGATACCCAAGGCTCAGTTTCGGGAAAGCCTGATTAAAACAGCTATAAATATTTCGGTGGAGAGCACGATGGAAATCAACCAAGTAGTTGCCTCCCTTTCTCAAGTCACAGAGGAACCGGAGGAAGTGAACATTCGTTCACAGGAGATTGCCATTACAAAACTGACCGAAGTAACGAGAGTGCTGAAAGTACAGAGGAATGAGAGCCACTGGTCTGaacaaacagaaattcagaCCAGCGGAATACTAAGGTGCTTGTCCAATATCCTGAGGGCTGCTCTTCTGCCTCGCAGGAATGTCAATGTTGGTGGAGTCACGCAAGTCTTCTCCATCATGGAAAACTTAACAGAGATAGTTTTCCAGGGCAAAGTCCCCGGAGAGACAGACACTGTGATGGAAACAAAAAACTGGAACATCACTTTGAAGAAGGATGAAAACTGGAATGTCACCAATGCGTTCTCAGCCACAGAAACCTGCAGGAATTGTTTCTATCCAACACTGCAGAAAGGACAGAATTCAAGTCTGCCCCGCAATGCTGTCATTTCCACTGCGGTTTTTGAGTTTGATGAGAATCCTTTCCCATGGCTAGGTTACACATCGGAAATCGCAACAACCGTCTTGGGCTTCAAGATGGCAGAGACCAAGGCTAACGGGGATCTGCAAGGGATCCTGCCTGAAGAAGCGGACATTCTTATCGCAAGGAAGGATACTGAATCAGCAACTTTTCGATTAGCAATGGGACCCGATAGAACAGAAACCTACACTACTGGAGGATTTAGTCTTGAAGTGAACAGAAATACCAAGATCATCTACATCCAGATCCTGACAAAATTAAAAGTGACCTTCCAGGTGGTAGTGTTTACAGGCACAAACGTCACTCAGGCTTTTCCCATAGCCTCTTTTGATGCTTTTCCTGATATGCCGACGGTTGCAAGCAAAACCAAGACGGCTAATGCGGACTGTAACATCAAGGCTCCTTACGTTATCTGTCTCCCAGAGTCACTGCTGAAAGCCGCAGCTCAAGGAAGTGGTGCCGACAGTCAGAACATCTCCATTGTCTTGCTGACGCCCTACCTTACAAGGTATCCAACCACGGGGCTGGTGAGCATCAACATTTTCAGTGACCAGTGCTTGTTTCTGGGTGGAGTTCAAAGTCAGTGGAGGGAAGACCTGTGCAGGCTTGGCCCCTTGACTGACTGGCAGAGGGTACACTGCATCTGCAAGATGAAGCAGAGTCACAGAAGCCTGTCAGTCCGTGTGGCCTCAAATACGTCCACATTTGACATCAGGTTCCTGGCAGCCAAAGTAATAGTTACCCCCAACACGGTGGACCTGGAGAAAACGCTCATAGCAGACATCCCTAAAAACCCTGTGACACTTTTAACGGTGCTCTTCATTTTTGCAGTCTACTTGCTCTTGTCCCTCTGGGCTATACAAAAAGACAGGGCTGACAGGGCCAGCAAAGACAAGATTATAGTTCTGCCTGACAACGACCCCTTGGACAAAGAGAGCTTTTTGGTCACCTTGTACACAGGCAGTCGCTGGGGAGCTGGAACCAAAGCTGACGTTTTTCTCCAGCTCATTGGTCAGAACGGCACAAGCGATGTCCACTGCTTACGGCACCCCCAGGTTCCTTCTTTCCGTCGAGGAAGCACTGACCGCTTTCTCTTGACAAGTAGGGAGGACTTTGGAGACATCTGCGCCTTCAGGGTCTGGCACAATAACAGGGGCCCATCTCCTGGATGGTTCTTAAGCAGAGCCAAAGTTGAAAACACGTCCACTCGGAAGACCTGGCTATTTATGTGCAGGAAGTGGCTTTCTCTCGACAAGGGAGATGGCTTACTGGAAAGGACATTCTTTGTCACAAACCCCAATGATCCCCTACCCAGAAAGGACTACTTTTTGATCCGTCTCTCCAATGGTCTGACAGAGGGCCATCTGTGGCTCTCGATTTTTGCCCATGTTCTTAATGGCACTTTCACCAGGCTCCAAAGGTTATCTTCATGTTTAACAATCTTATTATTAAACCTGCTCGTTAACATTATGTTCTTTAATGCTGACAAGGAAGAGCAATCTCCAATACACTTGAGGTACTTGAGATCAATAATAATAGGGATTGAATGTGCTTTGGTTACGATACCTGTGGAGATGCTTATCATTGCCTTATTTAAGTATTCCCAGAAGGACCCAACCGGCAGTCCACCCCTCCTTCCTGGAAGGCTTGAAAACGGGAAAGAACCTTTGCAAAAACGGTACCTCCCAGAAACTTCAGCACAATCCGGGAATAATAATCCCCTGGAGAACTTTCCTGGCCTCAGCAATGCACAGGGCCCACTGCCTCACCGAAGGATGAGCAATCGAGGAGCTCCCCAGAACTGGAGCCACTCCCCCATTTCTGAAAGAGATGCCAATGCAACTGGAGCTGAGGAGCAGACTGCCAAAAAGAATTCCCCTCCAAAGGCTCAGGCCTTGCAGAGAGGGCTACCACCCAATTCCAGTTTCAATAAAAACTCTGCAGAAGAAGGGGGcaactttctgaaagaaaacaagccgCTAAGTGTCACCTCCAGGCCTTTTCGCAAGATGCCACAggtggttttttgttggtggtgcgTCTACCTCTCGTGGGCATTGGTTATAGCTGTAACTGGTGTATCGTCATTTTTCATTGTACTGTATGGTTTGTCGTACGGCTACCAGACTTCCATGGAGTGGCTTTTAGCATCGGCAGCCTCCTTTATTCagaatgtgtttttcctttctgtcctaAAAATCGTTTGTTACTCAGCTTTGAATACAGTTCGTCCTAAATACTGTGCAAACATTCCATGGTTAACTCAGGAAAATTATTCTGAGATAAAGCTGGACAAGGAAACACTGAGTGAAGATGAGATGAGGGAGAAGCACTTTAAACTTGCCCAAATCAGAGGCACCAAGCAGTATAAGCCTTTAGAAGCTGATGAAATTGCAAAGATGCTGAAAAGGGCAAAAATTAAAGCCaaggcttttgttttcataCGAGATTTCATGATCCACCTTGTTTTTTTAGCTCTGGTATTACATTTTGCCTATTCCAGTGAGAACGACAACATTTTTCACAACAACCAATTTATTCAGAACCAGTTCTCTCCCAGACTCTCCCCTGTGGACAAGATAGAAGATATTTACATGTGGATGAATGATGTCTTCTTGCCCTTGATCCACAACAACGTtcagccttccttccttcctgagaGCTGGTCCAAAATCATTGGTTTGCCTAGGATGAGGCAAATACGGGCTAAACAgactgagaaaaaatgtttccatgctCATAGCTTTGTAAATAAACTTGTGATCAGTGAAAGCCACTGTCTTCACAAATACGGCAGGGACACTGAAGAGAAAGGTGACTACGCTGGCAGTTGGTCAAAGATTTCCAACCAGTCTGTTTCCAAGGATGCCAGCAGTTGGCTTGGGTTTACTTACCAGCCAAACAAAACTCCGTGGAGTTATTACTCATTTGGCAATTTGCACACATACGGATCCGGAGGTTACACCTTTTACTTTTTCCCCGAAGAAGGAAGACATAATTCCACAGCAAGGCTGGATTTGCTGCAGAAGAGCCATTGGATCGATGAAAATACATGGGCTCTAATCATTGAATTAACTACATTTAACTCTGATGTGCAGCTCTTCTGCAGTATCTCAGTCATATTTGAACTTTCTCACCTGGGAATCATAAAACCAAGTTTGTCAGTACACTCTTTTGCACTCCCCATTTTTCATCAGCAAACAAAAGGTCAACAATTactctttgttgtttttgttgcctttctgtTCATTTACATCGCAGATGGCCTTTACATCATtgtgcaagggaaaaaatatacgAACAGCCCTTCCAACTTAATTAATTTTGGCTCAAAATCAgcattcttcctttttgttcctttaaagGTCCTAAAGTTCAAGATGGGAGCTGATATAGTGAAGTTCTACTTACTTCACCCAAAtgatttcattccttttcatgcAATTTCTCATGTAGATCAGATTTTAAGGATTACTACGGGTTTCTTGGCATTTCTTGTAGTTTTGAGAACTCTAAAATATTCTCAATTCTTTTATGATGTGCGTCTGGCACAGCGATCAATCATGGCAGCACTTCCCGGAATATTTTCTCTGgcttttgtggtggtggtgtacCTCTTTGTATTTATGGCTTTTGGCTACCTTGTGTTTGGCCAGCATGAAGAGAATTACAATAGCATGATTCGCTCAGCTCAGACTATATTCTCTTACAGTGTTTTAGCTTTCAGAGATACTGACTTTCGTTCCAACAGGTTCCTGGGTGGTCTCTTCCTAGCCTCTTTCATGTTTGTGATGATCTGTCTTTTGATCAATCTCTTCCAAGCTGTTATTATGTCTGCCTACAGAGATACGAAACAACCCGTGTATGAAGAACCATCTGATGAAGCCCAAGCAGTTGATTTTTTATTACAAAGGCTTAGAAAGATACTGTGTTATCTGATCTGTAGAACAGCCAAAACAGGTGAACCCAATCTTTTTCACAGCATGCTCTATGGCCAGCCTCAGAAGAGACGTCTGCAGCATTTAGGCctcaagaacagaaaaataaatggaaaaaaaatggtttatctTGTCATATGA